A genomic stretch from Hymenobacter psoromatis includes:
- a CDS encoding phosphoribosylformylglycinamidine synthase: METNQHSILLTLQPGRHDGDSQRVAADAARHLGLTTGQVRSAALYAVRYPGLSAAQVTAFAAACLQDPVLHTVAIDQVAAPAGFKSYILVAKGPGVTDDEGTSAQNALGDFLNEPIDIRTQHIFSKRIYFLENALPPADLRKLAEELLGNKLINRFETGAVADGIRDYTPRPGGGADARTETIVLGGLSDEQLLQLSKDNVYALNLPEMQAIRDHFAQASLREERVGLGLPADPTDCELEILAQTWSEHCKHKEFSALIKYKNLETGAEEEIDGLFKTFIKGATSEVDRQLRANGNDWLIKVFSDNAGAVRINPESLFVWKVETHNSPSAIDPYGGAITGILGNNRDPLATGIGGARLLFNTNVLCFGNPDYDGPLLTGQLHPRRIFEGVRKGIEDGGNKSGVPTVNGAIIFDDRYRGKPLVYCGTGAVMPMQLDGKDSWEKVILPGDRIIMAGGRVGKDGIHGATFSSIELDEAAPATAVQIGSPITQKLAMDFLIIATRRGLIRCSTDNGAGGLSSSIGELALIPGGAVVELEKVPLKYPGLKPWEIFLSESQERFTLAVEPAKLDELLALGREMEVELTDIGFFNAEGSLDVLFDGKPIAGISLEFLHEGVPRKTLLAEHVKPAAQEPVLPAALDYNDVLLKLLGSLNICSRESVIRQYDHEVKGRTIVKPLMGATGQAPQDAAVVRFNFESWEGVAVSNGILPRLGDLDAYQMSAGSFDEAVRQIISVGGKLPNLTPGDNIFWSVNDNFCVPDSVYDPIVNPDGKQKLAKLVQMCQALRDACAAYCIPLTSGKDSMKNDFKADGVKISVPPTVLYSMTAKVADVRQVVTSDFKQADDVVYLLGETYDELGGSEFYQLYNELGANVPQVDFAKAKALYTLVGEANDQQLIQSSHDLSDGGLAVTLAECTFGREGVGAELDLSGLPPELSVNALLFSESPSRFVVSIAPEDVVAFESILEERATRLGRVTADGQLRVRHQATELLSLNTTYLRAAWTNGPVNQTIGLEPATAIS; encoded by the coding sequence TTGGAAACCAACCAGCATTCCATCCTCCTTACCCTCCAACCCGGCCGGCACGACGGCGACAGCCAGCGCGTGGCCGCCGACGCGGCCCGCCACCTCGGCCTGACAACCGGGCAGGTGCGCAGCGCGGCGCTCTACGCCGTGCGCTACCCCGGCCTCAGCGCCGCGCAAGTCACGGCCTTCGCCGCCGCCTGCCTGCAAGACCCCGTGCTGCACACCGTCGCCATCGACCAGGTAGCCGCGCCGGCCGGTTTTAAAAGCTATATCCTGGTGGCCAAAGGCCCCGGCGTGACGGACGACGAAGGCACCTCGGCCCAGAACGCGCTCGGCGATTTCCTGAACGAGCCGATTGATATCCGTACGCAGCATATTTTCTCGAAGCGAATCTATTTCCTGGAGAATGCCCTACCCCCCGCCGACCTGCGCAAGCTGGCCGAAGAACTGCTGGGCAACAAGTTGATTAACAGGTTTGAAACGGGCGCGGTGGCTGACGGCATTCGTGACTACACCCCGCGCCCCGGCGGCGGGGCCGATGCCCGCACCGAAACCATCGTGCTCGGCGGCCTGAGCGACGAGCAGCTTTTGCAGCTGTCGAAAGACAATGTGTACGCCCTCAACCTGCCCGAAATGCAGGCCATCCGCGACCATTTTGCCCAGGCTTCGCTGCGCGAGGAGCGGGTAGGGCTGGGCCTGCCCGCCGACCCTACTGATTGCGAGCTGGAAATTCTGGCCCAAACCTGGTCGGAGCATTGCAAGCACAAGGAATTCAGCGCCCTTATCAAATATAAAAACCTGGAAACGGGCGCGGAGGAAGAGATTGACGGGCTATTCAAAACCTTCATCAAAGGCGCTACCAGTGAGGTAGATAGGCAGCTGCGCGCCAACGGCAACGACTGGCTCATCAAGGTGTTTTCGGACAATGCCGGCGCGGTGCGCATCAACCCCGAGTCGCTGTTCGTGTGGAAGGTCGAAACGCATAACTCGCCCTCGGCCATCGACCCCTACGGCGGGGCCATCACGGGCATTTTGGGCAACAACCGCGACCCGCTGGCGACTGGCATAGGCGGCGCGCGCTTGTTGTTCAATACCAACGTGTTGTGCTTTGGTAACCCTGATTACGACGGGCCGCTACTGACCGGCCAGCTGCACCCGCGCCGCATTTTTGAGGGCGTGCGCAAGGGCATTGAGGACGGCGGCAATAAGTCGGGCGTGCCGACCGTTAACGGCGCTATCATTTTCGATGACCGTTACCGGGGCAAGCCGCTCGTGTACTGCGGCACCGGCGCGGTAATGCCCATGCAGCTGGACGGCAAAGACAGCTGGGAAAAGGTGATTTTGCCCGGCGACCGCATCATCATGGCGGGCGGCCGGGTGGGCAAGGACGGCATCCACGGCGCGACGTTCAGCAGCATTGAGCTGGACGAGGCTGCGCCCGCCACGGCCGTGCAAATCGGCTCGCCCATCACCCAAAAGCTGGCGATGGATTTCCTGATTATCGCCACCCGGCGCGGCCTCATCCGGTGCAGCACCGACAACGGCGCGGGCGGCCTTTCGTCGAGCATCGGCGAGCTGGCGCTCATCCCCGGTGGCGCAGTGGTGGAACTGGAAAAAGTGCCCCTCAAATACCCTGGCCTCAAGCCCTGGGAGATTTTCCTGAGCGAGTCGCAGGAGCGCTTCACGCTCGCCGTGGAGCCCGCCAAGCTGGACGAGCTGCTGGCGCTGGGCCGCGAAATGGAAGTCGAATTGACCGACATTGGCTTCTTCAACGCCGAGGGTTCGCTCGATGTGCTGTTTGATGGCAAGCCCATTGCCGGCATTTCGCTGGAGTTTCTGCACGAGGGCGTACCGCGCAAAACCCTGCTGGCCGAGCACGTGAAACCCGCCGCGCAGGAGCCGGTTCTGCCCGCCGCGCTGGATTATAACGACGTGCTGCTGAAGCTGTTGGGTTCGCTCAATATCTGCTCGCGCGAGTCGGTTATCCGGCAGTACGATCACGAGGTGAAGGGCCGCACCATTGTGAAGCCTCTCATGGGGGCCACTGGTCAGGCCCCGCAGGATGCCGCAGTGGTGCGCTTCAATTTCGAGAGCTGGGAGGGCGTGGCCGTGAGCAACGGCATCCTACCCCGCCTGGGCGATTTGGATGCGTATCAAATGTCGGCCGGCTCGTTTGACGAGGCCGTGCGGCAGATTATCTCGGTGGGCGGCAAGCTGCCCAACCTCACGCCGGGCGACAATATCTTCTGGTCGGTGAACGACAATTTCTGCGTGCCCGACTCGGTGTACGACCCCATCGTAAACCCCGATGGCAAGCAGAAGCTCGCTAAGCTGGTGCAGATGTGCCAGGCCCTGCGCGATGCCTGCGCCGCCTACTGCATCCCGCTCACCAGCGGCAAGGATTCGATGAAGAACGACTTCAAGGCCGACGGAGTGAAAATCTCAGTGCCGCCCACGGTCCTCTACTCGATGACGGCCAAGGTAGCCGATGTGCGCCAGGTAGTTACCTCTGATTTCAAGCAGGCCGACGACGTGGTGTACCTCCTCGGTGAAACTTACGACGAGTTGGGCGGCTCGGAATTCTACCAGCTCTATAACGAGCTGGGGGCCAACGTACCCCAGGTTGATTTTGCCAAAGCCAAGGCGCTCTACACCCTCGTAGGCGAGGCCAACGACCAGCAGCTCATCCAAAGCAGCCACGACCTCAGCGACGGCGGCCTCGCCGTGACGCTGGCCGAATGCACCTTCGGCCGCGAGGGGGTAGGGGCGGAGCTGGACCTGAGCGGCCTACCCCCCGAGCTATCGGTGAACGCGCTGTTATTCAGCGAGTCGCCCTCGCGCTTCGTGGTAAGTATAGCGCCCGAGGACGTGGTAGCCTTCGAAAGTATTCTGGAGGAACGCGCTACCCGCCTGGGCCGCGTCACGGCCGATGGCCAGCTGCGCGTGCGCCACCAGGCCACGGAGCTACTGAGCCTGAATACCACCTACCTGCGCGCCGCCTGGACTAATGGGCCGGTTAACCAGACAATTGGTTTGGAGCCAGCCACGGCAATCAGTTAA
- a CDS encoding orotate phosphoribosyltransferase, producing MIEAQLRAEGALLSGHFKLSSGLHSDTYVQCARFLRKPDLAAPAMAVLAKRLRDAGIMPDVVVGPAMGGVVVSYELARQLGVPSLFTERDANGEMILRRGFTLAPGDRVVIAEDVVTTGKSTLEVARVLGEMGVEVLAVASLIDRTNGAAQLPFPNFALLPVRAAVFAADAVPQHLAGIPAVKPGSRPDSK from the coding sequence ATTATCGAAGCGCAGCTGCGCGCCGAAGGCGCGCTGCTAAGCGGGCATTTCAAGCTCTCGTCGGGGCTGCATTCTGATACTTACGTGCAATGCGCCCGCTTTTTGCGCAAGCCTGATTTGGCCGCGCCCGCGATGGCGGTGCTCGCCAAGCGCCTGCGCGACGCTGGTATTATGCCCGATGTGGTGGTAGGCCCAGCGATGGGCGGCGTAGTGGTGAGCTACGAACTGGCGCGCCAACTCGGCGTGCCATCACTTTTTACGGAGCGCGATGCGAATGGCGAAATGATTTTGCGGCGTGGCTTCACGCTGGCCCCCGGCGATAGGGTAGTTATTGCCGAAGACGTAGTTACGACGGGCAAAAGCACCCTCGAAGTAGCCCGCGTTTTGGGCGAAATGGGGGTCGAAGTACTGGCAGTGGCCTCCTTAATTGACCGGACGAATGGTGCGGCGCAGCTTCCGTTCCCGAACTTTGCGCTGTTGCCGGTGCGGGCGGCCGTGTTTGCGGCCGATGCGGTGCCGCAACACCTGGCCGGGATTCCGGCCGTGAAGCCCGGCAGTCGGCCGGACTCGAAGTAG